One window of Sphingomonas sp. KC8 genomic DNA carries:
- a CDS encoding phosphotransferase: protein MTEPAYAPATVDPDAIPGPYPSRTTPLPWNRDAITAEWLGRTMANRYPGVAAESLELVQLFDSHTTKMRVRVGWDMAGKAAGLPENLCLKSNWSGAFNDVDICALEARFYHFLAGKMQVPTAACYYADWDDDGRGQGLIVLEDLVERGGKFGHSTQHAGIDGIAGALEGLARLHGSLWDSPVISETAAPWLQTSMRTPVDHDQVRIMWHWICENLKDPNFRAIAPSHYLAEPRRVEWAFDRLVQFERSFEAPFCVILGDCHQGNTYILPDGERLWLDWQLARRGRPWRDLTYFCIGSLTIDERRHHLRDLIAHYRSNLIATGATNVIELDEIWEQVRRWVMYGIQAWVANMDHWGQNGLPMNERFFAAGEDLGTWQLLLGN from the coding sequence TTGACCGAGCCTGCCTACGCACCCGCAACCGTGGATCCAGACGCGATCCCCGGTCCATATCCGTCGCGCACGACTCCGCTTCCCTGGAACCGGGACGCGATTACAGCCGAGTGGCTCGGTCGTACGATGGCCAATCGCTATCCGGGCGTTGCCGCAGAAAGCCTCGAACTCGTCCAGTTGTTCGACAGCCACACGACCAAGATGCGCGTTCGCGTCGGCTGGGACATGGCCGGCAAGGCGGCCGGCCTGCCGGAGAATCTCTGCCTCAAGTCCAATTGGTCGGGTGCGTTCAACGATGTCGACATCTGCGCGCTCGAAGCCCGCTTCTACCATTTCCTTGCTGGCAAGATGCAGGTGCCGACGGCCGCCTGCTATTATGCCGACTGGGATGATGATGGCCGCGGCCAGGGCCTGATCGTCCTTGAGGACCTCGTCGAGCGAGGCGGGAAGTTCGGGCACAGCACCCAGCACGCCGGAATCGACGGAATTGCAGGCGCGCTTGAGGGTCTGGCCAGACTCCATGGCAGCCTGTGGGACAGCCCCGTCATCAGCGAGACAGCAGCGCCATGGCTGCAGACGTCGATGCGCACGCCCGTCGATCATGACCAGGTCCGGATCATGTGGCACTGGATCTGTGAAAATCTGAAGGATCCCAATTTCCGGGCGATCGCGCCGAGCCACTATCTGGCCGAGCCTCGCCGCGTCGAATGGGCCTTTGACCGGCTGGTCCAGTTCGAGCGGTCTTTCGAGGCGCCCTTTTGCGTGATCCTTGGCGACTGTCACCAAGGCAATACCTATATCCTGCCCGATGGCGAGCGTCTCTGGCTCGACTGGCAGCTGGCGCGGCGTGGGCGTCCCTGGCGCGACCTGACCTACTTCTGCATCGGGTCGCTCACCATCGACGAGCGCCGCCACCATCTGCGTGATCTGATCGCCCATTATCGCTCGAACCTGATCGCAACCGGCGCGACAAATGTCATCGAACTCGACGAGATCTGGGAGCAGGTCCGACGTTGGGTCATGTACGGGATCCAGGCCTGGGTCGCGAACATGGACCATTGGGGACAGAACGGTCTGCCGATGAACGAACGCTTCTTCGCCGCCGGAGAGGATCTCGGCACCTGGCAACTGCTGTTGGGAAACTGA
- a CDS encoding SDR family NAD(P)-dependent oxidoreductase, producing MKVSLEGKVAIVTGSGANIGEACARMLAGAGASVVLADINIEGAQRVAEDIQAAGGQAFIHTLELTEEASVRALIGATGERFGRIDILHNNAADTRLEQMAADGSILEMDVAVWDRAFAVNTRGAMLMIKHAAPHMIAAGGGSIINTGSGVAILGDLFNPAYSTSKGAINTLTRNVAAQLGRHNIRCNAVLPGLVLSPLARTMMGSRQIDLVQRHVLLPRPSVPEDIAGVTLFLASDLGSFVTGQIISADGGIVHHTPYYADMIDAMAASEA from the coding sequence ATGAAGGTCAGCCTGGAAGGCAAGGTCGCCATCGTTACCGGGTCGGGCGCGAATATCGGCGAGGCATGCGCGCGCATGCTCGCCGGCGCCGGGGCCTCGGTCGTTCTTGCCGATATCAATATCGAGGGTGCGCAACGGGTGGCAGAGGACATCCAGGCCGCCGGCGGGCAGGCTTTCATCCACACCCTCGAACTGACCGAGGAAGCAAGCGTAAGGGCTCTTATCGGAGCCACTGGCGAACGGTTCGGCCGGATAGATATCCTGCACAACAACGCTGCCGATACACGCCTCGAGCAGATGGCGGCGGACGGCAGCATTCTCGAAATGGATGTGGCGGTCTGGGATCGGGCCTTTGCAGTCAATACGCGCGGCGCGATGCTCATGATCAAGCATGCAGCGCCACACATGATCGCCGCTGGCGGCGGATCGATCATCAACACCGGCAGCGGCGTCGCCATCCTCGGCGACCTGTTCAATCCGGCTTATTCGACGTCCAAGGGGGCGATCAACACGCTGACGCGCAATGTTGCTGCACAGCTGGGGCGCCACAACATAAGGTGCAACGCTGTGCTGCCGGGGCTCGTCCTTTCCCCGCTCGCACGCACGATGATGGGATCGCGCCAGATCGATCTGGTGCAGCGCCATGTCCTGTTGCCGCGCCCAAGCGTGCCCGAAGACATCGCGGGCGTTACCCTGTTTCTGGCATCCGACCTCGGCAGCTTCGTCACGGGCCAGATCATCTCGGCCGATGGGGGCATCGTCCATCACACGCCATATTATGCCGACATGATCGACGCGATGGCGGCATCGGAGGCCTGA
- a CDS encoding spinster family MFS transporter, whose product MQQLAQTRAMSPFTIRSAGYTLAALFVLNMMNYVDRLLFGVTQELIRADLGLSDFQLGLLGGPAFALLYVLFSFPIARVAERGNRVSIISIAFAAWSALTACCGLAASFVQLLLARAGVSVGEAGCAPPSHSLISDYFPPERRTSAMSVYGAAGPVGALVAAVGGGWIAQHFGWRVTFLACGGFGVAAAILFRLTMREPARQAVAHQPSMAGALGMLLGKRSFVLVAAAGAVAGFASYSNHQYMVSFLMRAHGLSVGTAGTVLGLVIGGVGILVTLAAGPIIDGNRVRFPGIRTWLPAVGLLWSGLFFATAFTIRDTALSIGLLVTASIGQHFYMPSMYTVAQDVAPPAVRATAAALLIAIISVVGYGLGPPLVGLASDVLGGLAMTAHGTSAAACKVAASAACEAAKSDGLRLSLSIGSIGFVIAGILFALAGRTIDRDVHR is encoded by the coding sequence ATGCAGCAACTTGCCCAGACCCGCGCGATGTCGCCATTCACGATCCGCTCGGCAGGCTATACCCTGGCGGCACTCTTCGTGCTCAACATGATGAACTATGTCGACCGGCTGCTGTTCGGCGTGACCCAAGAACTGATCCGTGCGGATCTGGGGCTTAGCGATTTCCAGCTTGGTCTGCTCGGCGGGCCAGCCTTCGCCCTGCTCTATGTGCTGTTCTCATTTCCAATTGCGCGCGTAGCCGAACGTGGCAATCGCGTTTCGATCATCTCGATCGCATTTGCAGCGTGGAGTGCGCTGACCGCTTGTTGTGGCTTGGCTGCGTCGTTCGTGCAGCTCCTCTTGGCGCGCGCGGGCGTCAGCGTCGGTGAGGCAGGATGTGCTCCACCTTCGCACTCGCTGATCTCGGACTATTTCCCGCCCGAGCGGCGCACCAGTGCGATGTCGGTCTACGGCGCCGCGGGGCCGGTCGGTGCGCTGGTCGCCGCGGTCGGCGGCGGCTGGATCGCGCAGCATTTCGGCTGGCGCGTGACGTTCCTGGCTTGCGGCGGATTCGGTGTCGCCGCGGCGATTCTCTTCCGCCTGACCATGCGCGAGCCGGCGCGGCAGGCTGTCGCGCACCAGCCGTCGATGGCGGGGGCGCTCGGCATGCTGCTCGGCAAGCGCAGTTTCGTGCTGGTCGCTGCGGCAGGCGCAGTGGCCGGATTCGCGAGCTACTCAAATCACCAATATATGGTCTCTTTCCTGATGCGCGCGCATGGCCTGTCGGTCGGCACCGCAGGCACCGTCCTGGGGCTGGTGATCGGGGGCGTCGGCATTTTGGTCACGCTCGCCGCCGGGCCAATCATTGACGGAAACCGGGTGCGCTTTCCTGGTATCCGCACCTGGCTGCCCGCGGTGGGCCTGTTGTGGAGCGGCCTATTCTTCGCCACCGCCTTCACCATCCGCGATACCGCCCTTTCGATCGGACTGCTCGTCACCGCATCGATCGGCCAGCATTTCTACATGCCGTCGATGTACACCGTCGCGCAGGACGTGGCACCTCCCGCCGTTCGCGCAACCGCCGCCGCGCTCTTGATCGCGATCATCTCGGTTGTCGGTTACGGGCTCGGCCCCCCGCTTGTCGGCCTTGCGAGCGATGTTCTTGGCGGTTTGGCGATGACCGCGCATGGCACGAGTGCAGCCGCCTGCAAGGTGGCCGCCAGCGCCGCATGCGAAGCCGCCAAGTCGGATGGCCTCCGCCTTTCGTTGAGCATCGGTTCGATCGGCTTCGTGATCGCGGGCATCCTCTTTGCACTGGCGGGGAGGACGATCGACCGCGACGTGCATCGATAG
- a CDS encoding AraC family transcriptional regulator, with translation MTNLDGEVTPAWIPMCRPLTTSFFEVEHHVEVNGIYADIRSFGWEHSCTGRFQAESYYVDYSLTPRPIQSKLLHTGHRWTPDPGDIVFLPKDSEFDAECAPCEQRLLCLTFEREAVMNLFEGDGRGADLSPCFDVQAPRVRQTLARIAEEVREPGFGWDVLTESLSLMTVVELSRHLQERQLADETPRGRIADWRLRRLKERVEDGLAGQLSITDLAAECGMSPRHLIRTFKNTVGITLSDYIAEARIRRAKRELAAEDALIKIVAHNCGFQSAAAFSASFRKATGMSPREFRQDQFRFAA, from the coding sequence ATGACTAATCTGGATGGCGAAGTAACGCCCGCGTGGATCCCGATGTGCAGGCCGCTGACGACTTCCTTCTTCGAAGTCGAGCATCATGTCGAGGTGAACGGGATCTATGCCGATATCCGTTCGTTCGGATGGGAGCATAGCTGCACGGGCCGCTTCCAGGCCGAGTCCTATTATGTCGATTATTCTCTGACGCCACGCCCGATCCAATCCAAGCTGCTGCACACTGGCCATCGCTGGACGCCGGATCCCGGCGACATCGTGTTTCTGCCGAAGGACAGCGAGTTCGATGCCGAATGCGCGCCGTGCGAGCAGCGCCTGCTCTGCCTGACTTTCGAGCGCGAGGCCGTGATGAACCTGTTCGAGGGCGACGGCCGCGGCGCCGATCTTTCACCCTGCTTCGACGTGCAGGCGCCGCGCGTTCGCCAAACGCTGGCCCGTATCGCGGAGGAGGTACGCGAGCCGGGTTTCGGCTGGGACGTGCTCACCGAGTCGCTGTCACTCATGACGGTGGTCGAGCTCAGCCGCCATCTCCAGGAGCGTCAGCTCGCCGACGAAACGCCGCGCGGGCGCATTGCCGACTGGCGACTGCGGCGGCTGAAGGAACGGGTCGAGGACGGCCTCGCGGGTCAGTTGTCGATCACTGACCTCGCGGCGGAATGCGGGATGAGTCCACGCCACCTCATCCGTACCTTCAAGAACACGGTCGGCATTACGCTGAGCGACTATATTGCCGAGGCGCGCATCCGTCGGGCCAAACGTGAACTGGCAGCCGAAGATGCGCTGATCAAGATCGTTGCGCACAATTGCGGCTTCCAGAGCGCGGCCGCCTTCTCAGCCTCGTTCCGCAAGGCCACCGGCATGAGCCCGCGCGAATTCCGGCAGGATCAGTTCCGTTTCGCCGCATGA
- a CDS encoding IS3 family transposase (programmed frameshift) — MPSKKHKPEEIIGKLREVEIVLAQGGTTAEACRRIAVTEQTYYRWRKEYGGLKTDQARRMKDLEKENLRLRRAISDLTLDKLILQEAAPGKLLSPARRRRCIDQLRRELPVSERRICRVLGQHRSTHRKVPRGADDEVRLTEDIIALAKQYGRYGYRRVTALLRDAGWTVNRKRVERIWRKEGLKVPQRQPKRGRLWLNDGSCIRLRPEYPGHVWAYDFVEGRTHDGRKFRILTIIDEASRECLALIVARQLKHEDVLAALADLFIARGPPAHIRSDNGAEFIATAVQTWLAQIGVKTLYIAPGSPWENGYNESFNGSLRDELLNGEIFYSLAEAKVLIEAWRRHYNTVRPHSSLGYRPPAPESATPPLPPSGSASLHLPSAMAAEATMH, encoded by the exons ATGCCGAGCAAGAAGCACAAGCCGGAAGAGATCATCGGCAAGCTGCGTGAAGTTGAGATCGTGCTGGCGCAGGGTGGAACGACGGCCGAAGCCTGCCGGCGCATCGCGGTCACCGAGCAAACCTACTACCGCTGGCGCAAGGAATATGGCGGTCTGAAGACCGACCAGGCGCGGCGGATGAAGGATCTGGAGAAGGAGAATCTGCGGCTTCGCCGGGCGATCTCGGACCTGACGCTGGACAAGCTGATCCTTCAGGAGGCCGCTC CGGGGAAACTTCTGAGCCCCGCGCGGCGGCGACGCTGTATCGATCAGTTGCGGCGGGAGTTGCCAGTGTCCGAGCGGCGTATATGCCGGGTGCTCGGGCAACATCGGTCGACGCATCGCAAGGTGCCGCGCGGGGCGGATGATGAGGTGCGGCTCACCGAGGACATTATCGCACTGGCCAAGCAATACGGCCGCTACGGCTATCGCCGGGTGACCGCATTGCTGCGCGATGCCGGCTGGACGGTGAACCGCAAACGCGTTGAGCGGATTTGGCGCAAGGAGGGGTTGAAGGTGCCACAGCGCCAGCCAAAGCGGGGCCGGTTATGGCTGAACGACGGCTCGTGTATCCGGCTCAGGCCGGAATATCCAGGGCATGTCTGGGCCTACGACTTCGTCGAGGGCCGTACGCATGACGGGCGCAAGTTCCGGATCCTCACCATTATCGACGAGGCCAGCCGGGAGTGCCTCGCGCTTATCGTGGCACGCCAGCTCAAGCATGAAGATGTGCTGGCGGCTCTCGCTGACCTGTTCATCGCGCGGGGACCACCGGCTCATATCCGGTCGGACAATGGCGCCGAGTTTATCGCCACTGCCGTGCAGACATGGCTCGCCCAGATCGGCGTGAAGACCTTGTATATCGCGCCCGGTTCACCGTGGGAGAATGGTTATAACGAAAGCTTCAATGGGTCGCTCCGCGACGAACTGCTCAACGGCGAGATCTTCTACAGCCTCGCCGAGGCCAAGGTGCTGATCGAGGCCTGGCGGCGGCATTACAACACCGTTCGCCCGCACAGCAGCCTCGGCTATCGGCCGCCGGCCCCGGAAAGTGCGACACCGCCATTGCCGCCGTCCGGTTCCGCTTCGCTCCACCTACCGTCAGCAATGGCGGCGGAAGCAACAATGCACTAA
- a CDS encoding TonB-dependent receptor: MTSVSAYRYSMAIGRNELDGTPVQILASESYYKSSQYSQELRFSGDIGDRLSYIFGGYYSTEKGVESSLAQTFRFFAPAAPAPNFGFTQNLSDVKNRSAGIFGQANYNITDALRLTGGLRWTWDKRSVVLHNITNVFANTCSAEITGLPGFIAPCSYPRSADFDYPAWTLGLDYRASDDLFVYLKTSAAAKAGGFNIRNGSASTPPFNPEKVKDVEGGLKMTSPDGRLRANVALFYSWQSGVQRNAAALVNVGGVTTTTQFLLNAGKQDVYGAEFEVSAVPWEGMLVNANLSLLNGEYVDGSFTEVRDLPGAGLPGCTAVPTNPALSRCIVDRSGETVPQLPKVQLNFGLTQKVPVSFGEFTLHGNYAYISKQAFDTQTADPRQSAATQAILREQNDLGVVPAYGLFDGRLSLQLDEPNIELFTFAKNIGGKKYVARRFNSLYSSLGVAFQYIGSPFTWGAGVTFRFGPR, translated from the coding sequence GTGACCTCGGTTTCGGCATATCGCTACAGCATGGCGATAGGGCGGAACGAACTCGACGGAACGCCTGTCCAGATCCTCGCATCCGAAAGCTACTACAAGTCGAGTCAATATTCCCAGGAGCTACGCTTCTCCGGCGATATCGGCGACCGACTAAGTTATATATTTGGAGGATACTACTCTACCGAGAAAGGGGTAGAATCCTCGCTCGCCCAGACATTCCGTTTCTTCGCGCCCGCGGCACCGGCGCCGAACTTCGGCTTCACACAAAATCTCTCGGATGTGAAAAATCGATCGGCCGGCATTTTCGGCCAGGCGAATTACAATATAACCGATGCGCTACGCCTGACAGGCGGCCTTCGCTGGACGTGGGACAAGCGCTCAGTCGTGCTGCACAATATCACCAATGTTTTCGCCAACACGTGCTCCGCCGAGATCACCGGGCTTCCGGGATTCATTGCCCCGTGCAGCTATCCACGCAGCGCAGACTTTGATTATCCGGCGTGGACATTGGGCCTCGACTATCGCGCGAGCGACGATCTTTTCGTGTACCTGAAGACGAGCGCAGCGGCCAAGGCGGGCGGCTTCAACATCCGCAACGGCTCCGCCTCTACACCGCCATTCAATCCGGAGAAGGTCAAGGACGTCGAAGGCGGCCTCAAGATGACCTCGCCCGATGGGCGGCTGCGCGCCAATGTCGCGCTCTTCTATTCCTGGCAGTCGGGCGTGCAGCGCAACGCCGCCGCGCTCGTCAACGTCGGCGGCGTGACGACTACGACCCAGTTCCTGCTCAATGCCGGCAAGCAGGACGTTTATGGGGCCGAATTCGAGGTGTCGGCGGTGCCGTGGGAGGGCATGCTGGTCAACGCCAATCTCAGTCTGCTCAACGGCGAGTATGTCGACGGCAGCTTCACCGAGGTGCGCGACCTGCCCGGCGCCGGCCTGCCCGGCTGCACCGCTGTCCCAACCAATCCCGCGCTATCGCGATGCATTGTCGATCGCAGCGGTGAAACCGTGCCGCAGCTGCCCAAGGTGCAGCTCAACTTCGGCTTGACCCAGAAGGTGCCCGTGAGTTTCGGCGAGTTCACGCTCCATGGCAATTACGCCTATATCAGCAAGCAGGCATTCGATACGCAGACAGCCGATCCGCGCCAGTCGGCGGCGACGCAGGCGATCCTGCGCGAGCAGAACGATCTGGGCGTGGTGCCCGCCTATGGCCTGTTCGACGGCCGCCTCTCGCTTCAGTTGGACGAGCCCAATATCGAACTGTTCACCTTCGCCAAGAATATCGGTGGCAAGAAATATGTTGCACGCCGATTCAACAGCCTCTACAGTTCGCTCGGCGTAGCCTTCCAATATATTGGCTCGCCTTTCACCTGGGGCGCCGGCGTCACCTTCCGTTTCGGACCTCGCTGA
- a CDS encoding cytochrome P450, with product MANSTVNIPAHVPGALVLDCPVADRTTVYENVFETRLAPLHASTPPVYWCPNIYPDGTGGWIVRRVEDLKEVYADDDLFTKKGFSSFAKLIGEDWDLVPTELTGDPHKKVRKVLNPVFAPQKMFALDDMVRGRALELVGAFKDKGHCDFVRDFAIPFPVSIFLDLFGLPQDEVDQFLAWETALLHAPDMQVRIKATHEVKAYLLDAIAQRRSAPREDLLSYALTYEYDGEPWSNDMVFGYAWNLFVGGLDTVTANIGLHLWHLATHPEQQAELRADPSKLTLAIEEMMRAYAAVTTYRTVTRETEFRGVKMLPGDRIAMSTSITARDPEAWPEPNRIDFDRKPGHLAFGSSSHRCLGMHLARRELIIAIETMLAELPEFRVDPQAEVPFWLGNIIQVKALPLVW from the coding sequence ATGGCGAACTCAACGGTGAATATCCCCGCCCATGTTCCGGGCGCACTGGTTCTGGATTGTCCGGTGGCGGACCGGACCACAGTCTATGAAAACGTATTCGAGACCCGCCTCGCTCCGCTTCATGCGTCGACGCCTCCGGTCTACTGGTGCCCGAACATCTATCCCGACGGTACCGGCGGGTGGATCGTGCGACGCGTTGAGGACCTGAAGGAAGTCTATGCCGACGACGACCTGTTCACCAAGAAGGGGTTCTCAAGCTTCGCCAAGCTGATCGGTGAAGACTGGGACCTGGTTCCGACCGAACTGACCGGCGATCCACACAAGAAGGTGCGCAAGGTTCTCAATCCGGTATTTGCACCCCAGAAGATGTTCGCGCTCGATGATATGGTTCGTGGCCGCGCGCTGGAGCTGGTTGGCGCGTTCAAGGACAAGGGACACTGCGACTTCGTCAGGGACTTCGCGATTCCCTTCCCGGTCTCGATCTTCCTGGATCTCTTTGGCTTGCCGCAGGACGAAGTGGATCAGTTTCTCGCGTGGGAGACGGCGTTGCTCCACGCGCCGGACATGCAAGTCCGGATCAAGGCGACGCACGAGGTGAAAGCCTATTTGCTCGATGCCATCGCCCAGCGCCGCAGCGCGCCGCGGGAGGATCTTCTGAGCTATGCGCTGACCTATGAATATGACGGCGAACCGTGGTCGAACGACATGGTGTTCGGCTATGCTTGGAATCTCTTCGTCGGAGGCCTCGACACGGTCACGGCGAATATCGGTCTGCATCTCTGGCATCTTGCCACTCACCCCGAGCAGCAGGCGGAATTGCGTGCGGATCCATCGAAGCTGACGCTCGCGATCGAAGAGATGATGCGCGCTTATGCCGCCGTCACGACCTATCGCACTGTCACGCGCGAGACCGAGTTCAGGGGCGTGAAAATGCTGCCGGGCGATCGTATTGCCATGTCGACTTCGATCACGGCGCGCGACCCCGAAGCATGGCCGGAGCCCAACCGGATCGATTTCGATCGCAAGCCCGGTCACCTGGCATTTGGCAGCTCGTCGCATCGTTGCCTTGGCATGCATCTCGCCCGCCGCGAACTCATCATCGCGATCGAGACGATGCTGGCCGAACTTCCGGAATTCCGGGTCGATCCGCAGGCCGAAGTGCCGTTCTGGCTGGGCAATATCATTCAGGTGAAGGCGCTGCCTCTGGTCTGGTAG
- a CDS encoding TIGR03619 family F420-dependent LLM class oxidoreductase, which produces MKLNVGVPNSMHVAAMVQPWEYALSGSDIGIAMKVADELGYNKCMLGEHFVVPQSHIELSGDHYFHTTVALGYIGGQTKNLRLSSSVSILPLQSPLVHAKAWSTLDWLSGGRAEALFGVGWLKEEFDMLNVSFEKRGRMADEYLASIIALWTQEKPEFEGEFVRFRDIGFAPKPLQAPRLPIWLGGDAEAVLKRVAKFADGWSPFRTPPEKFPDCLDFIKSQSEYDGRPISMFFALEMLNVGAHHEILDDPRAPGSRSTQQIIDQIGWLKELGITETIVPLPPGISGMDEYVDRLRWVAAEIMPRIG; this is translated from the coding sequence GTGAAGCTCAATGTCGGCGTACCCAACAGCATGCATGTCGCGGCCATGGTCCAGCCCTGGGAATATGCGCTGAGCGGCAGCGATATCGGGATCGCAATGAAGGTGGCGGACGAGCTCGGCTACAACAAGTGCATGCTGGGCGAGCATTTCGTCGTGCCGCAAAGTCATATCGAGCTCTCCGGCGATCATTATTTCCACACGACTGTCGCACTCGGCTATATTGGCGGCCAGACGAAAAACCTTCGCCTGTCCTCCTCGGTCTCCATTCTGCCGCTGCAAAGCCCGCTGGTCCACGCGAAGGCCTGGTCGACGCTCGACTGGCTCAGCGGAGGCCGTGCCGAAGCCCTGTTCGGCGTGGGCTGGCTGAAGGAGGAGTTCGACATGCTGAACGTTTCCTTCGAGAAACGCGGCCGCATGGCGGACGAGTATCTTGCATCCATCATTGCTCTTTGGACGCAGGAGAAACCCGAGTTCGAAGGTGAGTTCGTCAGGTTCCGCGATATCGGATTTGCGCCGAAGCCGCTGCAGGCTCCGAGATTGCCGATCTGGCTCGGTGGCGATGCGGAAGCCGTGCTGAAGCGCGTTGCGAAGTTCGCCGACGGTTGGTCGCCTTTCCGCACGCCGCCCGAGAAATTTCCCGACTGCCTCGATTTCATCAAGTCTCAGTCTGAATATGACGGACGACCGATCTCGATGTTCTTTGCGCTTGAGATGCTCAATGTCGGCGCTCACCACGAGATACTGGATGATCCGCGTGCCCCTGGCTCGCGCAGCACGCAGCAGATCATCGATCAGATCGGCTGGCTGAAGGAGCTCGGCATCACCGAGACCATCGTGCCTCTGCCGCCCGGGATCTCGGGCATGGACGAATATGTCGACCGGTTGCGGTGGGTCGCGGCCGAGATCATGCCCAGGATCGGATAG
- a CDS encoding NAD(P)-dependent oxidoreductase, giving the protein MARAGVVGLGMIGGGVALCLARAGMLEAVYDVRAEAAEGLEGVPPVTATPAALAERCDTILIAVVSAEQTIDVLGGPDGILARSRPGMNIVLLATVSLDDLEEIRTRTNAAGVGLVDCGVTGGPRVRENGLVCMVGADDATLAQVRPVLDGFARSVEHMGPPGAGMAAKIARNIIVYGCLRAGYEASEVARAAGVSVAQLARVVESSNDSVGGPMMVMGRPADPRSDPAEARTREGLRSLMVKDLDAALALGERLGLTLPLVELTRRTDREVSGQA; this is encoded by the coding sequence ATGGCAAGGGCAGGTGTGGTCGGGCTGGGCATGATTGGCGGCGGCGTCGCGCTGTGTCTCGCGCGCGCCGGAATGCTCGAGGCCGTCTACGACGTGCGCGCCGAGGCAGCCGAGGGCCTTGAGGGCGTACCGCCCGTTACGGCCACGCCTGCGGCCCTTGCCGAGCGTTGCGACACGATCCTGATCGCCGTCGTAAGTGCCGAACAGACGATCGATGTACTCGGTGGTCCCGACGGCATCCTCGCCCGGTCGCGTCCGGGAATGAATATCGTGCTGCTCGCGACGGTTTCGCTGGATGATCTCGAGGAAATACGCACACGGACAAATGCTGCTGGAGTCGGGTTGGTCGATTGCGGCGTGACTGGCGGGCCCAGGGTGCGCGAGAATGGGCTCGTCTGTATGGTGGGAGCCGACGACGCCACCCTGGCGCAGGTCCGGCCGGTTCTCGACGGCTTTGCCCGCTCGGTAGAGCATATGGGCCCGCCGGGTGCTGGAATGGCGGCGAAGATCGCCCGCAACATCATCGTCTATGGCTGTCTGAGAGCAGGATATGAGGCGTCCGAAGTGGCGCGGGCTGCGGGGGTAAGCGTTGCGCAGTTGGCGCGGGTTGTCGAAAGCAGCAATGATTCGGTTGGTGGTCCGATGATGGTGATGGGCCGCCCGGCTGATCCAAGGTCCGACCCCGCGGAAGCGCGGACACGCGAGGGCCTGCGTTCCTTGATGGTCAAGGATCTCGACGCGGCTCTGGCGCTGGGCGAACGGTTGGGGCTCACACTTCCGCTCGTGGAGCTAACCCGCCGAACCGACCGGGAAGTGTCCGGCCAGGCCTGA
- the npdG gene encoding NADPH-dependent F420 reductase, with amino-acid sequence MVTAATRSVAIVGGTGKLGAAIAWRLARAGVRVVIGSRGEESARTKAAELGHGIVGLSNAQAAAAGDVVIVTVPFAAQETTLADIAPHVAGKIVVDTTVPLVPPRVMRVQMPPEGSAAVRAQRLLGDGVTLVSGFHNVAAHKLAMDIDIGCDVLVFGDDKAARGVVVELANAAGLRGLHGGALVNSAGAEAMTSILIFLNKTYKVDGAGIQITGDLVTPDD; translated from the coding sequence ATGGTGACGGCTGCAACGAGAAGTGTCGCCATCGTCGGCGGAACCGGAAAATTGGGTGCGGCGATCGCGTGGCGCCTGGCGAGAGCCGGCGTCAGGGTCGTGATCGGCTCGCGGGGAGAGGAGAGCGCCCGGACAAAGGCCGCCGAACTCGGCCATGGCATTGTCGGCCTTTCGAACGCCCAAGCCGCAGCGGCCGGCGACGTCGTGATCGTCACCGTCCCCTTCGCCGCGCAGGAGACGACCCTTGCGGATATCGCACCGCACGTTGCCGGCAAGATCGTCGTGGACACCACCGTGCCGCTGGTCCCGCCCAGGGTGATGCGCGTCCAGATGCCTCCGGAGGGCAGCGCCGCCGTTCGCGCACAAAGGCTGCTGGGCGATGGCGTGACCCTGGTCTCGGGCTTCCACAATGTTGCCGCGCACAAGCTTGCGATGGACATCGACATCGGCTGCGACGTCCTCGTTTTCGGGGATGACAAGGCCGCCCGCGGCGTCGTCGTCGAACTCGCCAATGCCGCGGGTTTGCGCGGGCTGCATGGAGGCGCGCTCGTCAATTCGGCCGGCGCGGAAGCGATGACGTCGATCCTGATCTTCCTGAACAAGACCTACAAGGTGGACGGGGCGGGGATCCAGATCACCGGAGACCTTGTTACTCCCGACGATTGA